A section of the Cuniculiplasma divulgatum genome encodes:
- a CDS encoding APC family permease, producing MFSVRHNELRRNQLIFDNVLFTGYGAALFYAEEGVQSRKNMWKAVYIGLTISAFIIALAAYSEVASVPISDLATVGGSSIPQLATWIYFIPAKALLILNMIILVVSLIAFGAGGGSQARLMWAMTRDNFIKSKWLNTIHDTRKTPSNAASFDGLLAGLTVFLVAVLMVHFYGYNANTVADCFFVAGTASTILWYFHHFVPEFGLFTFLGKHKEIKFSKARRYTSGLIIPIAGGALFVYTFYLGIISDLVEPYLAFVIVALLIIVVIIGYTIYKYHKGELGESTVNYMVAETGNTEYIVKKQ from the coding sequence ATGTTTTCGGTCAGGCATAATGAATTGAGGAGAAATCAACTAATTTTTGACAATGTCCTTTTTACAGGCTATGGAGCCGCACTGTTCTATGCCGAGGAGGGGGTACAATCTAGAAAGAACATGTGGAAGGCAGTTTATATCGGGCTCACTATTTCGGCCTTTATCATAGCACTTGCTGCTTATTCAGAAGTCGCATCTGTTCCAATTTCTGATCTTGCTACAGTCGGAGGTTCGTCAATTCCTCAACTTGCAACTTGGATTTATTTCATACCGGCTAAGGCATTACTAATCCTGAATATGATCATACTGGTGGTTTCTTTAATAGCTTTTGGTGCAGGTGGAGGGTCACAGGCAAGACTTATGTGGGCTATGACTAGAGACAATTTCATTAAAAGCAAGTGGTTGAACACGATTCATGATACTAGGAAAACCCCATCTAACGCTGCGTCTTTTGATGGATTACTTGCTGGTTTAACAGTCTTTCTGGTTGCTGTTTTAATGGTTCATTTTTATGGATACAACGCAAACACTGTTGCAGATTGCTTTTTTGTAGCTGGGACGGCTTCCACAATATTGTGGTATTTTCATCATTTCGTGCCTGAATTTGGACTTTTTACATTTCTTGGAAAGCACAAGGAGATTAAATTCTCCAAAGCGCGCCGTTATACGTCAGGGCTGATAATCCCAATAGCAGGCGGTGCTTTGTTTGTATACACATTCTATCTAGGAATAATCAGCGATCTGGTCGAACCATACTTGGCGTTCGTTATAGTTGCACTTTTGATCATAGTTGTTATTATTGGGTATACAATATATAAATATCATAAGGGTGAACTTGGTGAAAGCACAGTAAACTATATGGTAGCCGAAACTGGAAACACAGAATATATTGTAAAGAAACAATAA